The Corynebacterium freiburgense region CTTTTGTGGTTACTGAGTGGGTGGCCAGGAGGATATGTGTCCGCCTTAGTATCGGCATTTAAGGACGCTGATCTGCGCAAGAAGATCTTGTTTACGATCGCGATGATCGTGCTCTATCGCATTGGTGCGCAGATCCCGTCCCCGGGCGTGGATTACGCGTCTATTAGTGGTCGTCTCCGAGAACTTACACAAGATCAGTCGAGTGTGTATTCGCTGATTAACTTGTTCTCTGGTGGCGCGCTTTTGCAGCTTTCTATTTTTGCTATCGGGATTATGCCGTATATTACGGCTTCAATTATTGTGCAGCTGCTTACTGTTGTGATTCCGCACTTTGAAGAGCTGAAAAAGGAAGGCCAGGCGGGGCAGTCGAAGATGATGCAATATACGCGTTATCTGACGGTTGCTTTGGCATTGTTGCAGTCGGCGGGCATTGTGGCGCTTGCTGACCGTGGGCAGTTATTGGGCACTGGTGTAGAGGTTCTCAAGGCTGATCGCGGGATTTTTGATCTTGTGGTACTTGTGCTCACAATGACAGCGGGGGCGATCCTCGTAATGTGGATCGGTGAGCTTATGACCGAACGTGGCATTGGTAACGGTATGTCTTTGCTGATTTTTGCTGGTATTGCTACTCGGTTGCCTTCGGACGGTGCTGGTATTTTAGCAAGCTCGGGTGGCGGTATTTTCGCAATGGTGCTTGTAGCAGTCATTATTTTGGTTGTCGGCGTTGTATTTATCGAGCAGGGCCAGCGCCGCATTCCCGTGCAATACGCTAAACGTATGGTGGGGCGTCGTCAGTATGGTGGAACGTCGACGTATTTGCCGCTGAAGGTGAATCAGGCGGGTGTGATCCCGGTAATCTTTGCTTCGTCATTGATTTATGTGCCGGTCCTGATTACACAAATTGTGCAGTCTGGGCAGGCGCAGGTTTCTGACAACTGGTGGCAGCGAAATGTGATTCAGTACCTCCAGACCCCCTCTTCGTGGCAGTACATTTTATTGTATTTTGTATTGATTATTTTCTTCTCCTATTTCTATGTCTCGGTCCAGTATGACCCTGCTGAACAGGCAGAAAACATGAAGAAGTATGGTGGTTTTATTCCCGGTATTCGGCCGGGTCGCCCAACCGCTCAGTATTTGGGTTATGTAATGAATCGCCTGTTATTTGTTGGGGCCCTGTACCTTGGAATTATCGCGGTACTTCCAAACATCATGTTGGATCTTGGTGTTGGTACTACAAATGCCGGTTCGACACCGTTCGGCGGTACTGCAATTCTGATTCTCGTATCAGTTGCATTAACCACGGTTAAGCAGATTGAGAGTCAGCTCCTACAAAGTAACTATGAAGGGTTCCTTAAATGAGACTCGTGCTTCTTGGACCGCCCGGTGCTGGTAAAGGCACCCAAGCCGCTATCCTTTCGGAAAAGCTTGGTGTCCCACATATTTCCACTGGGGATTTATTCCGTGCAAACATTGGAGAGGGTACTCCACTCGGCATTGAAGCAAAGGAGTACATTGATGCTGGGAAGCTAGTGCCTACGGATGTAACTGCGCGTATGGTTGAGTCTCGTTTAGAGGATGCCGACGCCGCGAAAGGTTTCCTGCTCGATGGATTCCCGCGCACAGTGGAGCAAGCGGAATTATTGGAAGCGATTCTGGCAAAACGCGGTCACAAACTCGATGGTGTTGTAGAGTTTCGAGTTTCTGAAGATGTTGTTGTTGAGCGTATGTTAGCCCGAGGTCGGGCAGATGATAATGAGGAAACCATTCGTACGCGTCTTGGTGTGTACCGCGATGAAACCGCGCCTCTTATCGGTCATTATGGAGATCAAATCATTACTATTAAGGCGGAAGGTACTGTCGAGGATATTCACGCTCGGACGCTTGCAGCGCTTGGCGTGTAAACACTCTGATAGTGAATAGCTTTTAGGTTTTTATCTCTTGCGTCCCGGGCCTGGTATGACCTACCAGATGTTCGGGACGTTTTTGCGTGCAGATAACATTGAATCTATGGGACTGCGGTCAAAAAGGAAGAAAATAGCTGCTAAATCGGCTGGTGAGCTTGATGCAATGCAGGCAGCAGGTGAGATTGTTGGCAAGGCTCTGCAGGCGGTTCGAGCGGCGGCAAAGCCGGGAGTTTCCACATTGGAACTGGATGCCGTTGCTGAACAGCTTATTAGAGATGCGGGCGCGGTACCTGCGTTTTTGGGATATGAAGGCTTTCCGGGATCAATCTGTGCTTCGGTTAATGAGGTGATTGTGCATGGTATTCCAAGTAGGGATGTTGTGCTGGAACCCGGTGATCTTATTTCCATAGACTGCGGCACCATTTTTGAAGGTTGGGTTGGGGATTCTGCCTGGACCTTTGGCATTGGAGAGTTAGCCCCTGACGTGCAGGCATTAAATCAGGCAACCGAATGGGTGCTCAACGAGGGTATGAAAGCAATGATCCCGGGAAATAGACTCACGGATGTCTCATATGCACTGGAGTCTGCAACTCGTTTGGCTGAGCAAAAGTTTGGGGTGAAACTAGGAATCGTCGATGGTTATGGTGGACACGGAATTGGTCGGCGAATGCATGAGGATCCTTTTTTAGCAAATGAAGGACGCCCAGGTCGAGGACCGCTTATTCAAGAGGGAAGTGTGCTGGCAATCGAACCGATGCTTACGCTTGGGGCTGTTGATTCTGCGGTATTGGAAGATGATTGGACTGTAGTGACCCTGGACGGTTCATGGTCATCGCATTGGGAGCACACTGTAGCGGCCACGAGTCAGGGCCCCCGAATTCTTACACCCCGTAAGTAGTTCCTGTGAATTTCCCACATAATACTTAAAGTTTGGCAGGTTTTGATATAAGCTGTCTAACTATGTTCTATAAACCACGTCATGCAAAGCCTTCTGCGGCCAAGATCCGGACTGCTGCCTGTGCCTCGTCTGGGGTTGCGATGGTTGGACTGTTTTCGAATCCGGCCGTGGCTGCGGCAAATCCGCTGTCGGCTCCAATTGCTGGTTCGAGCGATGCAGTTAACCAGGGTGCTCGACAAGCTGCGTGGGATACTCGGAATGCAGTGCATCACGGGGTGGCTGGTTTGCCGCCAGAGATTGCAAACGCCGCGCGTGGGGCCGTCGATAATGCGGTCAATGGAGCGTTTCCGGGATTAATTCAGGAACGCACGGCACCGGCCCCAGTAGCCGCACCAGCCAATCCTGGCTTTGATACAGGATCATGTCCTCCGGCTGCTCGTGCATGTATTGATCTCGCGGGTCAGCGTTCTTGGCTACAACGTGACGGTCAGGTTGTGTATGGTGCAGTGCCGATTTCTTCTGGCGCGCAGGGCTGGGA contains the following coding sequences:
- the secY gene encoding preprotein translocase subunit SecY, with product MSALVSAFKDADLRKKILFTIAMIVLYRIGAQIPSPGVDYASISGRLRELTQDQSSVYSLINLFSGGALLQLSIFAIGIMPYITASIIVQLLTVVIPHFEELKKEGQAGQSKMMQYTRYLTVALALLQSAGIVALADRGQLLGTGVEVLKADRGIFDLVVLVLTMTAGAILVMWIGELMTERGIGNGMSLLIFAGIATRLPSDGAGILASSGGGIFAMVLVAVIILVVGVVFIEQGQRRIPVQYAKRMVGRRQYGGTSTYLPLKVNQAGVIPVIFASSLIYVPVLITQIVQSGQAQVSDNWWQRNVIQYLQTPSSWQYILLYFVLIIFFSYFYVSVQYDPAEQAENMKKYGGFIPGIRPGRPTAQYLGYVMNRLLFVGALYLGIIAVLPNIMLDLGVGTTNAGSTPFGGTAILILVSVALTTVKQIESQLLQSNYEGFLK
- a CDS encoding adenylate kinase — protein: MRLVLLGPPGAGKGTQAAILSEKLGVPHISTGDLFRANIGEGTPLGIEAKEYIDAGKLVPTDVTARMVESRLEDADAAKGFLLDGFPRTVEQAELLEAILAKRGHKLDGVVEFRVSEDVVVERMLARGRADDNEETIRTRLGVYRDETAPLIGHYGDQIITIKAEGTVEDIHARTLAALGV
- the map gene encoding type I methionyl aminopeptidase, yielding MGLRSKRKKIAAKSAGELDAMQAAGEIVGKALQAVRAAAKPGVSTLELDAVAEQLIRDAGAVPAFLGYEGFPGSICASVNEVIVHGIPSRDVVLEPGDLISIDCGTIFEGWVGDSAWTFGIGELAPDVQALNQATEWVLNEGMKAMIPGNRLTDVSYALESATRLAEQKFGVKLGIVDGYGGHGIGRRMHEDPFLANEGRPGRGPLIQEGSVLAIEPMLTLGAVDSAVLEDDWTVVTLDGSWSSHWEHTVAATSQGPRILTPRK
- a CDS encoding L,D-transpeptidase produces the protein MFYKPRHAKPSAAKIRTAACASSGVAMVGLFSNPAVAAANPLSAPIAGSSDAVNQGARQAAWDTRNAVHHGVAGLPPEIANAARGAVDNAVNGAFPGLIQERTAPAPVAAPANPGFDTGSCPPAARACIDLAGQRSWLQRDGQVVYGAVPISSGAQGWETPRGTHHVTRKVQNEISREFNNAPMPFSVYFTHNGIAFHQGDVNLMSHGCIHLNHNDAVTYFNDLQVGDMVYVY